TATTATAGTTCCCAATTAGCTATAACAATCGACAAAATTTAAGATACTAACGTGGTGATTACCTTGTATGATGAGTGATGCATTATCTGTTGCAAGTTATTTAAATCAGGAGAAACCAACAGACACGGACGATAAAATCGGAAGCACATGAGAACAAAGCAAGTGAGTTAGAGAGCCAGAATGGAGATTCTTTTTGTCTCCTTTGGCTTTGTGTATATAAAGCTTCACAATAGGTATCCATTCCACATCCAAAAAACTGAAATCTAATAAACTTTCTTCTTCTACTAATTCAATTCAAAAATGGCTTCTTTCCATGTTCGCTCCATCAGTTTACCAAAAAACTCTCATCCTCTCACTCTTGCAGTGGAGGACCAACTTTGCCAATTAAAAGCATCTTCATCAATCAGCCAAAACTTATCTGGTCTCCAAAAGTTATACGAGTGTGTTGAGGATTTCCTTTCTACCCAAGATGGAAAATTCTTAGACACTGTTTTGGATGGATCTATCATGTTATTGGATGTTTGCAGTATTATCAAGGATGTATTGTCTCAAATGAGGCAATCTGTTCAAGAACTACAATCTTCCATTCGTAGGCAATCAAATGAAGTTTCTGAATACATGACCTCAAGAAAGAAAATCACCAAAGTGATCCGCAAGTGCCTTGCAGATCTTAAGAACAACAAGAAAAACGATACCGAGATTAGCTTGCTTGCAGAAGTTGAAGCTACAACTCTTGCCGTTTTTGAATCTATATTGTCCTTTGTTTCTGCTCCAAAGCAAAACAAGTCTTTGATCTCTAAGCTAACCCTTACCAAGCGAGTTGCACAAAGCGAAGAAACTTCCGAAGTAGTGGAGGTTGACACCGCAGTGAAAGCCCTTAACAAAGGCATCGAAGTAAACAATGTGCAAAAGACATTGAAAGCCCTTGAAATGACCCTTCAAGATCTTGAAGATGGACTAGAATCTGTCTTCAGGTGTTTAATCAAGCACAGAGTTTCACTTCTCAACATCAACTAGTAGTAACATATATCACTACTAATCCTCCTCAAGTGTTTTCGCGTTTTATTATGAAAATGCTCATGGAGTTTTATACACAGTTActgtaaatgaaaaaaaaaaaaaagtaaatatcAATACAACAAATTTTGACTATATATATTTGTTCATCAGATTTATCTCCGTCTTTTTACTGACTGAAAAGTACACCTCAATTATCCTGATGGTCATTACCGTGTTCATACTATTGactt
The nucleotide sequence above comes from Papaver somniferum cultivar HN1 chromosome 8, ASM357369v1, whole genome shotgun sequence. Encoded proteins:
- the LOC113304916 gene encoding uncharacterized protein LOC113304916 encodes the protein MASFHVRSISLPKNSHPLTLAVEDQLCQLKASSSISQNLSGLQKLYECVEDFLSTQDGKFLDTVLDGSIMLLDVCSIIKDVLSQMRQSVQELQSSIRRQSNEVSEYMTSRKKITKVIRKCLADLKNNKKNDTEISLLAEVEATTLAVFESILSFVSAPKQNKSLISKLTLTKRVAQSEETSEVVEVDTAVKALNKGIEVNNVQKTLKALEMTLQDLEDGLESVFRCLIKHRVSLLNIN